One part of the Mariniflexile litorale genome encodes these proteins:
- a CDS encoding 3-hydroxybutyryl-CoA dehydrogenase, which produces MKNIAIIGAGTMGNGIAHTFAQSGFKVNLIDISEESLNKGLTIIAKNLDRMVAKEAITANQKQDTLKNISTFTSISEGVKNANLVVEAATENIDLKLNIFKQLDSACSKDCILATNTSSISITQIASVTSRPDKVIGMHFMNPVPIMLLVEIIRGYNTSNSVTKTIMDLSKTLGKIPVQVNDYPGFVANRILMPMINESIETLYHGVAGVHEIDTVMTLGMAHPMGPLQLADFIGLDVCLSILRVMYDGFKNPKYAPCPLLVNMVNAGKLGIKSGEGFYDYSESKKADKISKQLIK; this is translated from the coding sequence ATGAAAAATATAGCTATTATAGGAGCTGGTACTATGGGAAATGGTATTGCACATACCTTTGCTCAAAGCGGATTTAAGGTCAATCTTATTGATATTAGTGAAGAATCTCTTAATAAAGGTCTAACAATTATTGCAAAAAATCTAGATAGAATGGTGGCTAAAGAAGCCATTACAGCGAATCAAAAACAAGACACACTTAAAAATATTAGCACTTTTACAAGTATTTCTGAAGGGGTTAAAAATGCAAATTTAGTAGTTGAAGCCGCGACCGAAAATATCGATTTAAAATTAAATATCTTCAAACAACTCGATAGTGCTTGCTCTAAAGATTGCATTTTAGCAACCAACACCTCTTCTATTTCAATTACACAAATCGCATCGGTAACTTCAAGACCCGATAAAGTCATTGGGATGCATTTTATGAATCCAGTGCCTATTATGCTATTGGTTGAAATAATTCGAGGATACAACACAAGTAACAGTGTTACTAAAACCATTATGGATTTATCTAAAACATTAGGTAAAATTCCTGTTCAAGTAAACGATTACCCTGGGTTTGTTGCCAACCGTATTTTAATGCCCATGATTAACGAATCTATCGAAACCTTATACCATGGTGTTGCTGGTGTACATGAAATTGATACCGTTATGACATTAGGAATGGCACACCCTATGGGGCCCCTACAATTAGCCGATTTTATTGGACTAGATGTTTGTTTATCCATATTGCGGGTAATGTACGATGGTTTTAAAAATCCAAAATATGCGCCATGCCCATTATTGGTAAATATGGTGAATGCAGGCAAATTAGGTATTAAATCAGGAGAAGGTTTTTACGATTATTCCGAAAGCAAAAAAGCCGATAAAATTTCGAAACAGCTTATAAAATGA
- a CDS encoding YggS family pyridoxal phosphate-dependent enzyme — translation MNIQENLNYIKSRVPKHITLVAVSKTKPVTDLMEAYHAGQRIFGENKIQEMAEKYEIMPKDIEWHMIGHVQSNKVKYMASFVSLIHGVDNFKLLEEINKQAKKHDRVINCLLQIKIALEDSKFGMTFVEASEVLKSEAFLQLKNIQVVGVMGMATFTENENQIKKEFTLLKTFFDSLKSYESINFKPETISMGMSSDYVLAISCGSTMIRVGSSIFGERNYN, via the coding sequence ATGAACATACAAGAAAACCTTAATTATATAAAGTCTAGGGTACCAAAACATATTACTCTAGTAGCTGTTTCAAAAACCAAACCTGTAACCGATTTAATGGAAGCCTACCATGCGGGTCAGCGTATTTTTGGGGAAAACAAAATTCAGGAAATGGCTGAAAAATATGAAATCATGCCAAAAGATATTGAATGGCATATGATAGGACATGTACAAAGCAATAAAGTAAAATACATGGCATCATTTGTGAGTTTAATTCATGGGGTTGATAATTTTAAACTGCTGGAAGAAATAAATAAACAAGCTAAAAAACACGATAGAGTTATTAATTGTTTACTTCAAATTAAAATAGCTTTAGAAGATTCTAAATTTGGAATGACCTTTGTAGAAGCTTCTGAGGTATTAAAATCTGAAGCGTTTTTACAATTAAAAAACATACAAGTTGTTGGAGTTATGGGAATGGCAACATTTACTGAAAATGAAAATCAAATTAAAAAAGAATTTACTTTATTAAAAACCTTTTTTGATAGTTTGAAATCGTATGAATCGATTAACTTTAAACCTGAAACCATTAGTATGGGAATGAGTAGTGATTATGTCTTAGCTATTAGTTGTGGAAGCACTATGATTCGTGTAGGAAGCAGTATATTTGGTGAACGTAATTACAATTAA
- a CDS encoding exonuclease domain-containing protein codes for MYAILDIETTGGKYNEEGITEIAIYKFDGHQVVDQFISLVNPEREIQPFVVNLTGINSGMLRHAPKFYEIAKRIVEITEDCILVAHNAQFDYRILCTEFRRLGFEYIRPSLCTVELAKDLIPEQPSYSLGKLVRSLGIPVTDRHRASGDALATVKLFKMLLDKDTTKSIIQQSIRLNPKLQLEPRHLDIIAELPSITGVYYIHKADGGIIYIGKSNNIKKRINQHFTNTNQKSKKIQDQVTAVTYETTGSELVALLKESEEIKRIKPIFNRALRRTTFTHALYSFIDDNGYINLKIDVADGRKNPITTFSNKQSGKSFITKVVEDYKLCQKLTGLYKTKTSCFNYDIKTCEGACIGKEPAESYNKRVTELINKNSYKNKNMVIIDKGRDIDERSAILIENGVFKGLGFFNLNYQINNIEVLESIITPMQNNRDTQHIIQSYLRRNNRVKIILFG; via the coding sequence ATTTACGCAATATTAGACATAGAAACCACTGGTGGTAAGTATAATGAAGAAGGCATAACAGAAATAGCTATCTATAAATTTGATGGCCACCAAGTTGTCGATCAATTTATAAGTCTTGTTAACCCTGAACGTGAGATACAACCGTTTGTAGTAAATCTTACAGGTATAAATAGCGGTATGTTACGACATGCCCCTAAATTTTATGAGATAGCCAAACGCATTGTTGAAATTACCGAAGATTGCATTCTAGTAGCTCATAATGCCCAATTCGATTACCGCATTTTGTGTACAGAATTTAGACGCTTAGGTTTTGAGTATATCCGTCCGTCGCTCTGTACTGTAGAACTTGCCAAAGATTTAATACCAGAGCAACCATCGTACAGTTTAGGGAAGTTAGTACGCTCGCTTGGTATTCCTGTAACCGATAGACACCGTGCTTCGGGAGATGCTCTAGCTACCGTCAAATTATTTAAAATGCTTTTGGATAAGGATACTACTAAAAGTATCATTCAACAATCCATTCGATTAAATCCAAAACTTCAATTAGAACCCAGACATCTTGATATTATCGCAGAATTGCCATCAATAACTGGTGTATACTACATTCATAAAGCCGATGGAGGCATCATTTACATTGGAAAAAGTAATAATATTAAAAAACGTATTAATCAACACTTTACAAACACCAATCAAAAATCAAAAAAAATACAAGACCAAGTAACGGCTGTAACTTATGAAACTACTGGCAGTGAATTGGTGGCACTTTTAAAAGAAAGCGAAGAAATTAAACGTATCAAACCTATTTTTAACAGAGCCTTACGCCGTACAACATTCACCCATGCACTTTATAGTTTTATTGACGACAATGGATATATCAATTTAAAAATTGATGTGGCCGATGGTCGTAAAAACCCCATAACAACTTTTAGTAACAAACAAAGCGGCAAAAGTTTCATAACTAAAGTGGTTGAAGATTATAAATTGTGCCAAAAATTAACAGGTTTATACAAAACTAAAACCAGTTGCTTTAACTACGACATTAAAACTTGTGAAGGCGCTTGCATAGGAAAGGAACCTGCAGAATCTTACAACAAACGCGTTACCGAATTAATCAATAAAAATAGCTACAAAAACAAAAACATGGTAATTATTGATAAAGGAAGAGACATTGATGAACGCAGTGCTATTTTAATAGAAAACGGCGTTTTTAAAGGCTTAGGTTTTTTCAATTTAAATTATCAAATAAACAATATTGAGGTTTTAGAATCCATTATTACCCCAATGCAAAACAATAGGGACACCCAACATATTATTCAAAGTTATCTTCGAAGAAACAATAGAGTGAAAATAATTTTGTTTGGTTAA